A DNA window from Flavisolibacter ginsenosidimutans contains the following coding sequences:
- the rpsF gene encoding 30S ribosomal protein S6 codes for MNNYELMVIFTPVLSDDEFKNEQRKFAALVTENGGQIVAENAWGLKSLAYPIQKKTTGLYWVTEYQASSDFNEKLKIQLLRDESVLRHMITKLDKYAVEYNAKKRSGVPTGTEKLEEVKNG; via the coding sequence ATGAACAATTACGAATTGATGGTGATTTTTACCCCCGTTCTGAGCGACGACGAGTTCAAGAACGAACAACGCAAATTTGCTGCGCTGGTAACCGAAAACGGCGGCCAGATTGTAGCGGAAAATGCGTGGGGCCTAAAATCACTGGCGTACCCGATACAAAAAAAGACCACAGGCTTGTACTGGGTTACTGAGTATCAGGCGTCATCCGACTTCAATGAGAAGCTGAAGATCCAGCTTCTGCGTGACGAAAGCGTGCTGCGTCACATGATCACAAAACTCGACAAATACGCCGTTGAGTACAACGCAAAAAAGAGAAGTGGCGTACCAACCGGAACCGAAAAACTGGAGGAGGTGAAAAATGGCTAG
- a CDS encoding RNA recognition motif domain-containing protein: MNIYVGNLSWGLKDQDLADLFAPYGEVASAKIVMDKFTQRSKGFGFVDMPNDEQAQAAIAQLNGSEVDGRNLVVNESRPKEGGEGGFKKKSFGGGGGFKKGGGGYGGGNRGGGYGGGNRGGGGFRDSY; encoded by the coding sequence ATGAACATTTATGTTGGAAACTTAAGTTGGGGCCTGAAAGATCAGGACTTGGCCGACTTATTCGCTCCTTATGGAGAAGTGGCATCTGCCAAAATTGTTATGGACAAATTCACGCAGCGCAGCAAAGGCTTTGGCTTTGTTGACATGCCAAACGATGAGCAGGCGCAAGCAGCCATCGCACAATTAAATGGCAGCGAAGTAGATGGCCGCAACCTGGTAGTGAATGAGTCCCGTCCGAAAGAAGGCGGCGAGGGCGGTTTCAAAAAGAAAAGCTTCGGCGGTGGTGGCGGCTTCAAAAAAGGCGGCGGCGGTTACGGCGGCGGCAACCGTGGCGGTGGCTATGGTGGCGGCAACCGTGGTGGCGGCGGATTCAGAGACAGCTATTAA
- a CDS encoding DUF4251 domain-containing protein encodes MKRKLRFNTLLLLLLSACCFNTIKAQETNEAVLKNLLNAKTFVFKAQSAWPLQGTVIQLTSGFDMKVLNDSISTYLPYFGRAYQAGYTNGGGISFTSTKFEYRLKEKGKGGWELLIKPTDVKDINQLIYSVSTNGYATLQVTSNNRQAISFYGIIEKTR; translated from the coding sequence ATGAAGCGGAAACTTAGATTCAATACCCTATTGTTGCTCTTGCTGAGTGCATGTTGCTTCAACACGATAAAAGCGCAGGAAACAAACGAAGCCGTCTTAAAAAATCTACTCAACGCAAAGACGTTCGTCTTTAAAGCTCAGTCGGCGTGGCCGCTGCAAGGCACAGTGATACAGCTCACGTCCGGCTTTGACATGAAGGTGTTGAACGATTCCATCAGCACTTACCTCCCCTACTTTGGCCGCGCCTACCAGGCAGGCTATACCAACGGTGGTGGCATTTCATTCACGTCCACAAAATTTGAATACCGCCTGAAAGAAAAAGGCAAAGGCGGTTGGGAACTGCTGATCAAACCAACCGATGTAAAAGACATCAATCAATTAATTTATTCTGTTTCCACAAACGGCTACGCCACGCTGCAGGTTACCAGCAACAACCGCCAGGCCATTTCGTTTTACGGCATCATTGAGAAGACAAGGTAA
- the rplI gene encoding 50S ribosomal protein L9, producing MDIILIQDVDNLGGKNELVKVRNGYARNFLIPQGFAVEASASNKKQLEERLKVAKKKEDAMLAQINSVISKLKEAPVRVGAKTGTSGKIFGSVTALQISRAIRDQKGYDIDRKKITVNDEIKELGMYKATVDFGNGQNAEIELEVVAE from the coding sequence ATGGATATCATTTTAATTCAAGACGTAGACAACCTGGGTGGTAAAAATGAACTGGTGAAAGTGCGCAACGGTTATGCCCGCAATTTCTTAATTCCGCAAGGTTTTGCCGTTGAAGCCAGTGCTTCCAATAAAAAACAACTGGAAGAAAGACTGAAAGTAGCAAAGAAGAAAGAAGATGCGATGCTGGCACAAATCAACAGCGTTATCAGCAAGCTAAAAGAAGCGCCTGTTCGCGTTGGCGCCAAAACAGGCACCAGCGGTAAAATCTTTGGAAGCGTTACAGCATTGCAAATCAGCCGTGCCATCCGCGATCAAAAAGGTTACGACATTGACCGCAAAAAAATCACGGTCAACGACGAGATTAAAGAATTGGGTATGTACAAAGCAACCGTTGATTTTGGCAATGGCCAGAATGCTGAAATTGAATTGGAAGTAGTTGCTGAATAG
- a CDS encoding lamin tail domain-containing protein: MRKLCSLLSLLFVFQFSRSQVVINSTGSAYTQNFNSLAQTGTANAWADNSTITGWYSTQTTYRAESGGGNTGALYSYGPSSAPGDVTDRALGLLSSGTTNFRFGVQIKNSTGAAVSSFTIAFTGEEWRQTANAQKLAFEYSTDATSVTSTTATWTPVTSLDFTAPLTGTAGPLDGNAAANRAAISGTVSTSVADNSTIWLRWTKAGTTSPGLAIDDISITANGGTVNSITTGAVSTSPFCIDASTAGTGTVAYSATGTYNTTFTAYLSDASGSFAAPVSVGSITVNGTDPAGNINISIPAGTASGTGYKIRVDATAPAVTGTSSNAFEIVNGAKNVTATSAITGNTQATVNWINPTACFDDVMIVAKASASVTATPSGDGSAYTASNTFGAGTAFGGGYVVYKGTVSPQTVTGLTNGTLYYFKIFTRKGTAWSSGVEVSTTPNTQAGPGDVLINQLSPQYSGASDEYIELINKTNNNIDLSGFAIRYQAGSGSSTSSLGTLSGTLLPNHYWLLSPNANVTVGTTNNLARDGAFTAGMAAASGQIALVRLSDNTVIDAVGYGSITGAGTYTETTAAPAPPTNGGLKRSPDGTDTNNNSADFVTVSNANIALRNSAAGAPLPVKFANLKAVQKAGVIYVSWSNLTESEIKDYTVERSANGSDFVALTKINPTSNRANQADYFVVDAAPARGANFYRIRSTETSGKTFFSNILKLNPSGIVPSLLVYPNPLKGNEAVLQLSNVPAGKYTVQVVGADGRTINLRTTIIAEGSSTESLPANNLTPGFYILKINGPVRLQQYFVKQ, translated from the coding sequence ATGAGAAAGCTATGTAGCCTTCTATCGCTATTATTTGTTTTTCAATTTTCCAGATCACAGGTTGTTATCAATTCTACAGGATCGGCGTACACGCAAAACTTTAATTCGCTAGCTCAAACCGGCACAGCAAATGCTTGGGCGGACAATTCAACTATTACAGGCTGGTACTCTACTCAAACAACCTACCGGGCTGAAAGCGGTGGCGGCAACACGGGTGCTTTATACAGCTACGGTCCGTCTTCCGCACCGGGTGATGTTACCGATAGAGCATTAGGCCTTTTGTCAAGCGGAACTACCAATTTTCGGTTTGGCGTTCAAATTAAAAACAGCACAGGAGCCGCCGTTTCATCATTTACAATCGCCTTTACTGGTGAGGAATGGCGGCAAACCGCAAATGCACAAAAATTAGCCTTTGAATACTCTACCGACGCAACTAGTGTTACCAGTACAACGGCAACGTGGACGCCTGTTACTTCTTTGGATTTTACAGCGCCGCTTACCGGTACCGCAGGCCCATTGGATGGAAATGCTGCGGCCAATCGGGCGGCCATCTCTGGCACAGTAAGCACTTCCGTTGCCGACAACAGCACTATTTGGCTTCGATGGACAAAGGCAGGGACAACAAGTCCCGGTCTGGCCATTGACGATATTTCAATTACGGCCAACGGCGGCACGGTAAACTCCATTACCACAGGCGCAGTTTCAACGTCGCCTTTTTGCATTGATGCTTCAACAGCAGGCACCGGAACAGTAGCTTATTCTGCCACCGGAACGTATAACACCACATTCACTGCTTACCTGAGTGATGCATCGGGAAGTTTTGCGGCGCCGGTTTCCGTTGGCTCAATTACGGTAAACGGCACAGATCCAGCCGGCAATATCAACATTTCCATTCCTGCCGGCACAGCAAGCGGCACTGGCTATAAAATTCGGGTAGATGCAACCGCGCCTGCTGTTACCGGCACAAGCAGCAACGCCTTTGAAATTGTGAACGGCGCAAAGAACGTTACGGCAACAAGCGCCATTACGGGAAACACACAAGCAACAGTAAATTGGATAAATCCAACTGCTTGTTTTGACGACGTGATGATCGTAGCAAAGGCTTCTGCTTCTGTAACGGCGACGCCTTCGGGTGATGGCTCGGCTTACACAGCATCCAACACTTTTGGTGCAGGAACCGCATTTGGCGGCGGCTATGTGGTTTATAAAGGGACTGTAAGTCCACAAACAGTAACAGGCCTCACAAACGGCACGCTTTATTACTTCAAAATTTTTACGCGTAAAGGAACGGCCTGGAGCTCCGGCGTAGAAGTGAGTACAACACCAAACACACAAGCCGGGCCGGGAGATGTCTTGATTAATCAATTGAGCCCACAGTATAGCGGTGCCTCCGACGAGTACATTGAGCTAATAAACAAAACAAACAACAATATTGATTTATCCGGTTTTGCTATTCGCTATCAGGCAGGGTCAGGAAGTTCTACATCCTCACTTGGAACGTTGAGCGGCACACTTTTACCGAACCATTATTGGCTCCTATCACCCAATGCAAATGTTACCGTTGGGACTACGAATAATTTAGCCAGAGATGGGGCATTCACAGCAGGAATGGCAGCAGCGAGCGGACAAATTGCATTGGTAAGATTGAGCGACAACACCGTTATTGACGCCGTTGGCTATGGTTCAATCACAGGAGCAGGAACGTACACGGAAACGACTGCGGCTCCTGCCCCACCTACAAACGGCGGTCTTAAACGCAGCCCCGATGGCACAGACACAAACAACAATTCAGCAGATTTTGTAACGGTAAGCAACGCCAACATAGCCTTGCGCAACAGCGCGGCCGGCGCACCGTTACCGGTGAAATTTGCCAACCTGAAAGCGGTCCAAAAAGCCGGAGTTATTTACGTTTCGTGGAGCAATTTAACCGAATCGGAAATCAAGGATTATACGGTAGAACGTTCGGCAAACGGCAGCGACTTTGTGGCGCTGACTAAAATTAATCCAACAAGCAACCGTGCGAATCAGGCCGATTATTTTGTGGTGGATGCGGCTCCCGCAAGAGGAGCGAATTTTTACCGCATACGCTCCACAGAAACCAGTGGTAAAACATTCTTCAGCAATATTTTAAAGCTCAATCCTTCGGGCATTGTACCCAGTCTGCTGGTTTATCCAAATCCGCTCAAAGGCAATGAAGCTGTGCTGCAGTTAAGTAACGTTCCGGCAGGGAAATATACCGTTCAAGTAGTCGGCGCGGATGGCCGCACAATTAATTTGCGAACAACGATTATTGCCGAAGGCTCAAGCACTGAATCGCTTCCGGCAAATAATTTGACGCCAGGATTTTACATCCTAAAAATTAACGGCCCTGTGCGTCTCCAGCAATATTTTGTAAAGCAATAA
- a CDS encoding cadherin-like beta sandwich domain-containing protein yields MRKSSTLFFLLLALLTLSSRAFSQVSLTSSASYTQNFNSLANSGTNTWTDNSTIVGWYTNRVAYIGDNGGSTTGALYSYGASATNERALGALTSGSTTTVNIGVRIVNNTGFAISNLAISFTGEQWRQTTNAHVLVFDYQIGATSLTTGTWTANTAFNFTAPKTGTAGALDGNVAANQVAISGNLPISLAAGQEIWLRWTKTGSTSPGLAIDDITITPTLVASVNADLSNLVLSTGTLAPPFASATTSYTASVSNSTTSITVTPTAADANATIKVNGTTVASGTASTPISLIVGNNTINVDVTAQNGTTIKTYTVVVNRAAAGVPAISASALADFGNVCINNTGGPNSFTLDGSNLDGTAITVGPLTGFSFSETSGGPYTSSISFTYTGSGFSAKPIYVEFTPTAVQSYNGSIPVSGGGATAINEPVTGSGINTPAAASTGSNNVSGTSATMNGSITSTGCSAVTAYGFEYSITANFPTGSGTQLQATNLSGGNFSAQLTGLQPNRRYYYRAYVTTSAGTSYGAQQAFTIATQPVVMSSQPNFTYTETFTDIANWGDFFAGGIGAEHFAQAISTNTNAIYDPGNITANTVFQTNLSGSGVQRGTDQQTNPSQSIVLLSTGATDNTTSTAFDLYLNFTGVNAGTLSFDYQSLNNSTGNRNASLRVYATTDGVNFSEVTNVLNFTNNAPISGSKTNIVLPASFNNSATARLRFYFYNGTGGTTGSRPKLSIDNITITAVATTPCVAPTGAPTSLTFGTITDVSIAGSFTAASPAADQYLVIASTNNSLTSNPVNGSIYNVGDNVGDGTVVAKSNGTSFTATGLSASTQYYFFIFAANAVCTGGPLYNTSTILTGQASTTAGLPPCAAPTDQPTNLTFSTTTTNSIQGSFTANTASEFLVVRSTSATLSNAPVDGHAYSTGEVLGNGIVVQRSGATSFTASNLSPNTTYYFFVFSANAQACVNGPAFNSASPLTASTATQPLPPCVTPGAQPSNLFLRTSNTAVSGTYASGMGADDYLVVRSTAATLSATPSDNTDYVIGDNIGGGVVVANSGNNTFLNTGLTPGVTYYYFVFAANKNCSGGTKYLTTLPLTGSITTSNAVTYNYYFGTLHSHSDYSDGNQDNPGYTPTDDYNYAMTAQCMDYLGISEHNHFSSPDNPGNKISTYHQGLTEATNFSAAHPSFLALYGMEWGVISGGGHVVVYGNGMNSLFGWESGSGEWGPTNNYDVYVAKNDYTGANGLFKTINDNVATNTFASLAHPNLTDYNNLANSPYNAVADSAITATAVESGPASSTNTTYSNPGSSMSYLWYYQTLLAKGYHLGPVIDHDNHKTTFGHTTYSRTAVVAPALTKADLVYAMRNMHFYATQDCDSKVDFSINTFSMGSVVTDRYAPAILATLTDATTTTSNAVIRLMYGQPGSGILPVQIDSVIGNTYNYIDNGLANLATGYYYIDISNFNSATNSTSRIVTAPIWYTRNDNNGFVLPVKLSSFTGEKQGTSAKLNWVTSQEINAKDFVVERSVDGVNFKSLGSVTARGNSSAPTSYNFVDAQPATGNNYYRLKLVDNDNKFEYSNVVKINFAKAFTVFVSPNPASDHVVVNVSGVPQSLILQLVNASGKLIKTTTLSNGTNRVSVAGLPKGLYLLKFVSANDGYTEKLIVQ; encoded by the coding sequence ATGAGAAAATCATCTACACTATTCTTTTTGTTGCTGGCGCTTCTAACGTTAAGCAGCAGGGCTTTTTCACAAGTCTCGCTTACGTCTTCGGCGTCCTACACACAGAATTTTAATTCGCTCGCCAACTCGGGCACGAACACCTGGACGGACAACTCCACAATCGTTGGATGGTACACCAATCGTGTTGCTTATATTGGTGACAACGGAGGCAGTACCACCGGTGCTTTGTACAGTTATGGAGCATCGGCTACAAATGAAAGAGCTTTGGGAGCTTTGACATCCGGTTCAACGACAACCGTCAACATTGGCGTTCGCATTGTGAACAATACCGGGTTTGCAATTTCCAATCTAGCCATCAGTTTTACTGGTGAGCAATGGCGACAAACCACGAACGCACACGTGCTTGTCTTCGACTATCAAATCGGTGCCACATCACTAACCACAGGAACCTGGACGGCCAACACTGCCTTTAATTTTACCGCGCCTAAGACCGGCACAGCAGGTGCGTTGGACGGTAACGTGGCGGCTAATCAGGTTGCGATCAGCGGCAACCTGCCAATTTCGCTTGCAGCTGGACAGGAAATATGGCTGCGCTGGACAAAAACCGGAAGCACAAGTCCGGGTTTAGCAATTGATGACATTACCATTACGCCTACACTCGTTGCATCAGTCAATGCTGATCTTTCCAACTTGGTTTTAAGTACAGGCACACTCGCGCCTCCGTTTGCATCTGCCACTACATCCTACACAGCTTCGGTTAGCAATAGCACAACCTCTATTACAGTAACGCCAACCGCTGCCGACGCAAACGCAACAATAAAAGTCAACGGCACAACCGTTGCCAGCGGGACAGCGTCAACACCAATTTCCCTGATCGTCGGCAACAACACCATCAATGTAGACGTAACAGCACAAAACGGGACAACGATAAAAACATATACCGTTGTTGTGAATAGAGCCGCGGCCGGCGTACCGGCTATCAGCGCTTCGGCCCTGGCGGATTTTGGAAACGTTTGTATAAACAATACCGGAGGACCAAACAGTTTTACGTTGGATGGTTCTAATCTTGACGGCACCGCAATTACTGTTGGCCCTTTGACCGGCTTTAGCTTCTCGGAAACCAGTGGCGGGCCTTACACCAGTTCAATCAGTTTCACATACACAGGCAGCGGTTTCTCGGCAAAGCCAATTTATGTAGAGTTCACGCCGACGGCGGTTCAGTCTTATAACGGCAGTATTCCGGTAAGCGGTGGAGGTGCAACGGCCATCAACGAACCTGTAACGGGAAGCGGAATTAATACACCCGCTGCTGCAAGTACCGGCAGCAATAATGTTTCGGGCACAAGCGCTACCATGAACGGCTCGATCACAAGTACCGGGTGCAGCGCGGTTACAGCTTATGGTTTTGAATACAGCATTACCGCCAATTTCCCAACCGGATCAGGAACACAATTGCAGGCAACAAATTTATCGGGTGGAAATTTCAGTGCGCAGCTCACGGGCCTTCAACCAAACCGCAGGTATTATTACCGTGCTTACGTTACCACGAGTGCTGGAACATCTTATGGCGCACAACAAGCCTTTACCATCGCAACGCAGCCAGTAGTAATGTCGTCTCAACCCAACTTTACATATACGGAAACCTTTACGGACATTGCCAACTGGGGAGACTTTTTTGCCGGCGGTATTGGTGCCGAACATTTTGCGCAGGCCATTAGTACAAATACAAATGCTATCTACGACCCGGGCAACATAACAGCCAATACCGTTTTTCAAACCAACCTTTCGGGTAGCGGCGTGCAAAGAGGAACAGACCAACAAACAAATCCGTCGCAGTCCATCGTATTGTTATCAACCGGAGCCACAGACAATACGACATCAACGGCATTTGATTTATACCTTAACTTTACAGGTGTCAATGCCGGAACCTTAAGCTTCGATTATCAATCGCTGAACAATTCAACCGGCAACCGCAACGCTTCGCTTCGGGTTTATGCAACTACCGACGGGGTAAATTTCTCAGAAGTCACCAACGTTTTAAACTTTACAAACAACGCACCGATCAGCGGCTCCAAAACGAACATTGTCTTGCCCGCATCGTTTAACAACAGTGCTACGGCAAGACTCCGGTTCTACTTTTACAACGGCACGGGTGGCACGACGGGCTCCCGTCCAAAACTTAGCATTGACAACATTACAATAACCGCTGTTGCAACGACTCCTTGCGTAGCGCCAACCGGTGCGCCCACGTCGCTAACATTCGGAACCATTACCGATGTAAGCATTGCCGGCAGTTTTACGGCTGCCAGCCCTGCGGCAGACCAATATCTTGTCATTGCCAGTACAAACAATTCGCTCACCTCAAATCCAGTGAACGGAAGTATCTACAACGTTGGGGATAACGTTGGGGACGGAACAGTAGTGGCAAAATCCAACGGAACGAGTTTTACCGCAACAGGCTTGTCTGCTTCTACACAATACTACTTTTTTATATTTGCGGCAAACGCTGTTTGCACAGGTGGTCCATTGTACAATACTTCGACTATTTTAACCGGACAAGCCTCCACTACAGCCGGTTTACCGCCTTGTGCAGCACCGACCGATCAGCCAACGAACCTGACGTTTAGCACAACGACAACCAACAGCATTCAAGGTTCTTTTACCGCCAATACAGCCAGCGAATTTTTGGTTGTTCGCTCCACAAGCGCAACACTGAGCAATGCACCCGTTGACGGTCATGCTTATAGTACTGGCGAAGTATTGGGCAATGGAATTGTGGTGCAAAGAAGCGGCGCAACTTCGTTTACCGCATCGAATCTTTCGCCCAATACAACCTATTACTTTTTTGTCTTTAGTGCCAACGCACAAGCCTGTGTAAACGGCCCTGCTTTTAACAGCGCATCGCCATTAACAGCATCAACTGCTACACAGCCCCTGCCTCCGTGCGTAACACCGGGTGCTCAGCCTTCCAATCTGTTTTTGAGAACGTCAAATACGGCCGTTTCAGGTACGTACGCTTCGGGCATGGGTGCAGATGATTATTTGGTTGTAAGAAGCACAGCGGCTACGCTCTCTGCCACTCCTTCCGATAACACTGATTACGTTATTGGGGACAATATCGGCGGTGGTGTTGTGGTTGCCAATTCAGGAAACAACACCTTCCTGAATACCGGCTTAACACCCGGTGTTACTTATTATTACTTTGTTTTCGCTGCCAATAAAAATTGTTCCGGCGGAACAAAATACTTGACGACTTTGCCGCTTACCGGCAGCATTACCACGTCTAACGCAGTAACCTACAATTATTACTTTGGCACGTTGCATTCCCACTCCGATTATTCAGACGGCAACCAGGACAATCCGGGCTATACACCTACCGATGATTACAACTATGCAATGACGGCACAGTGCATGGATTATCTTGGCATATCGGAACACAATCACTTCTCTTCTCCAGATAACCCGGGCAACAAAATCAGCACGTATCATCAGGGGTTGACTGAGGCCACGAATTTTTCCGCAGCGCATCCTTCTTTCCTTGCTTTGTACGGCATGGAGTGGGGCGTTATTTCGGGCGGTGGCCACGTGGTAGTTTACGGCAACGGCATGAACAGTTTGTTTGGATGGGAAAGCGGCAGCGGTGAATGGGGACCGACAAACAACTACGATGTTTACGTGGCCAAGAACGATTACACCGGTGCAAATGGTTTATTCAAAACGATCAATGACAACGTTGCAACCAATACGTTTGCGTCGTTGGCGCATCCAAACCTCACCGATTACAACAACCTGGCGAATTCACCCTACAATGCAGTTGCCGACAGCGCCATCACGGCTACGGCCGTTGAAAGCGGTCCCGCGTCTTCTACCAACACGACGTACTCCAATCCGGGTTCGTCTATGAGTTATTTGTGGTACTATCAAACCTTGTTGGCAAAAGGTTACCATCTGGGGCCGGTCATCGATCATGACAATCACAAAACAACGTTTGGGCATACCACGTATTCAAGAACAGCGGTTGTGGCGCCTGCGCTCACAAAAGCCGATCTGGTATATGCCATGCGCAACATGCATTTTTATGCAACGCAGGACTGCGATTCGAAAGTTGATTTCAGCATTAACACATTCAGTATGGGAAGCGTTGTTACCGACCGTTACGCACCAGCTATTTTGGCGACGTTAACGGATGCGACAACAACTACATCAAACGCCGTGATCCGTTTAATGTACGGTCAGCCAGGAAGCGGCATTCTACCGGTGCAGATTGATTCTGTTATCGGTAACACGTACAATTACATTGACAACGGTCTTGCCAATCTTGCTACGGGTTACTATTACATTGACATCTCTAATTTCAACAGCGCTACCAACAGTACAAGCCGCATTGTAACGGCGCCGATCTGGTACACGAGAAACGACAACAACGGCTTTGTGCTGCCGGTTAAATTGTCCTCATTTACCGGTGAAAAACAGGGAACATCGGCCAAACTCAATTGGGTAACGTCACAAGAGATCAATGCAAAAGATTTCGTGGTTGAGCGTTCGGTTGACGGTGTAAACTTTAAGAGCCTTGGCAGCGTTACGGCACGTGGCAATTCAAGTGCTCCAACAAGCTACAATTTTGTGGATGCGCAACCGGCAACGGGTAACAATTATTACAGGCTGAAGTTGGTGGACAACGATAACAAATTTGAATATTCCAATGTCGTTAAAATTAATTTCGCCAAAGCGTTTACTGTTTTTGTTTCACCCAATCCGGCAAGCGATCATGTCGTTGTAAATGTATCAGGAGTACCGCAATCACTGATCCTGCAACTGGTGAACGCTTCGGGTAAGTTGATTAAAACAACCACACTTTCCAACGGCACGAACCGCGTTTCAGTTGCCGGACTGCCCAAAGGTTTGTACCTGCTGAAGTTTGTCAGTGCAAACGATGGCTATACTGAAAAGTTGATTGTTCAATAA
- a CDS encoding T9SS type A sorting domain-containing protein — protein sequence MKKIYSFAKLASVAFASFFLLASAKSFGQCGPIVENFNNTGGGTGGFTGDFSLVKQGPTAGDLEKSKVIGSTNYTITTPTYQLSNVDNNVQFGFILSGTALIGNVIVTVSYVSTNTGQITNINYGTYGPAYDVNGNATLCESKGITALPGFPAGGKYRFTFTLVANTGTGRGSDITTFDDFRTNGTIANAPLPVTFMSFGASKNASGIQLSWRVAGEDNVNHYEVERSIDGRSYASIASVGVNKTTNYSYLDLSAGSIAFYRIKNVDNDGQYKYSNIARIVNGVESIVINAFPQPVISQLTFQHPVAAKSTTLTLSSVDGRILSTLRPATGSTQTLIDMSKLQKGMYLMRFDDGAGNVQTMKVIKQ from the coding sequence ATGAAAAAAATTTACTCTTTTGCCAAATTGGCCTCGGTAGCTTTTGCAAGTTTCTTTCTCCTGGCCAGTGCCAAATCGTTTGGCCAATGCGGCCCTATTGTCGAAAATTTTAATAACACGGGCGGTGGTACTGGCGGTTTTACCGGCGATTTTAGTTTGGTGAAACAAGGTCCAACGGCAGGAGACTTGGAAAAATCAAAGGTCATAGGATCTACCAATTACACCATCACGACGCCCACTTATCAACTAAGCAATGTTGACAACAACGTTCAATTCGGTTTTATCTTATCCGGAACCGCACTAATTGGTAATGTTATCGTAACCGTCTCATATGTTTCTACAAACACGGGACAAATTACCAATATCAATTATGGAACCTATGGACCAGCTTATGATGTTAATGGCAACGCCACGCTGTGCGAATCAAAAGGCATTACTGCCCTGCCGGGCTTTCCTGCCGGAGGCAAATACCGGTTTACTTTTACGCTTGTAGCTAACACAGGAACAGGAAGGGGCAGTGACATTACCACATTCGACGATTTCAGAACAAACGGCACTATTGCCAACGCCCCCTTACCCGTAACCTTTATGAGCTTCGGTGCCAGCAAAAATGCAAGTGGAATTCAGCTCAGTTGGAGAGTAGCCGGTGAAGACAATGTGAATCACTACGAAGTAGAAAGAAGCATTGACGGCCGTAGCTATGCATCCATTGCTTCCGTTGGCGTGAACAAAACAACAAACTACTCTTACTTAGACCTGAGTGCAGGCAGCATTGCCTTCTATCGCATTAAGAATGTTGACAACGATGGTCAGTATAAGTACAGCAACATTGCCCGCATTGTAAACGGAGTGGAATCAATCGTGATAAACGCTTTCCCGCAGCCGGTGATCAGCCAACTTACGTTCCAACACCCGGTAGCGGCTAAATCAACAACCCTGACGCTTAGCAGTGTTGATGGCCGTATTCTTTCAACCCTGCGTCCCGCCACCGGAAGCACGCAAACATTGATAGACATGTCAAAACTCCAAAAAGGCATGTACTTAATGCGCTTTGATGACGGCGCCGGCAACGTTCAAACCATGAAAGTAATTAAACAGTAA
- the rpsR gene encoding 30S ribosomal protein S18 produces the protein MARANEIKYLTAIKQEKRPKKFCRFKKYGIRYIDYKDVEFLKKFLNEQGKMLPRRITGNSLKYQRKVSDAIKKARQMALLPYVTDLMK, from the coding sequence ATGGCTAGAGCAAATGAAATTAAGTACCTGACCGCCATTAAGCAGGAGAAGCGCCCCAAAAAGTTTTGCCGCTTCAAAAAATACGGCATCAGGTACATTGATTACAAAGACGTCGAGTTCCTGAAAAAGTTTTTGAACGAGCAGGGCAAAATGTTGCCGCGCCGCATTACCGGCAACTCGCTAAAGTATCAGCGCAAAGTTTCCGATGCCATTAAAAAGGCCCGCCAGATGGCGCTATTGCCTTACGTAACGGACCTGATGAAATAA